The following proteins come from a genomic window of Myxococcota bacterium:
- a CDS encoding UDP-glucose/GDP-mannose dehydrogenase family protein produces the protein MNVTVVGSGYVGLVTAACFSEFGVRVTAADKDADKIAALERGDMPIYEPGLDDIVVRNVRAGHLTFTTDTAEAIRNALVVFIAVGTPPAADGSTDLAFVESVAREIGRQIDGYKVVVTKSTVPVGTAARVRAWIQEELDRRGEPANFSVASNPEFLREGAAIGDFMRPDRVVIGTAPGDEHALAILRDLYRPLYLNETPFVLTNVETAELSKYAANAFLATKISFINELSGLCERVGGDVQAVARAMGLDRRIGSKFLHAGPGFGGSCFPKDTLSAAHFARELGQPFEIVEATIRVNERQRERMVEKLLAAYEGDVRGRTFAVLGLSFKPETDDIREAPAIGIIRALLARGASVQAFDPQAMAAASAALPDVTMCKDVYEACCDADALVIVTEWNQFRMLDLERVKERLRDPVMFDLRNIYDPARMREAGFHYVSVGR, from the coding sequence ATGAACGTCACCGTCGTCGGATCGGGCTACGTCGGGCTCGTCACGGCCGCCTGCTTCTCCGAGTTCGGTGTCCGCGTGACCGCCGCCGACAAGGATGCGGACAAGATCGCTGCGCTCGAGCGCGGCGACATGCCCATCTACGAGCCCGGGCTCGACGACATCGTCGTGCGCAACGTCCGCGCCGGCCACCTCACGTTCACGACGGACACCGCGGAGGCGATCCGCAACGCGCTCGTCGTGTTCATCGCGGTCGGCACGCCGCCGGCGGCGGACGGAAGTACGGATCTCGCGTTCGTCGAGTCGGTCGCGCGCGAGATCGGCCGGCAGATCGACGGCTACAAGGTCGTGGTCACGAAGAGCACCGTTCCGGTCGGGACGGCGGCGCGCGTGCGGGCATGGATCCAGGAGGAGCTCGATCGCCGCGGCGAGCCGGCGAACTTCAGCGTCGCTTCGAACCCGGAGTTCCTGCGCGAGGGCGCCGCGATCGGCGACTTCATGCGGCCGGATCGCGTGGTGATCGGAACCGCACCCGGCGACGAGCATGCGCTCGCGATCCTCCGCGACCTGTACCGTCCGCTCTATCTCAACGAGACGCCCTTCGTGCTCACCAACGTCGAGACGGCGGAGCTCTCGAAGTACGCGGCCAACGCGTTCCTCGCCACGAAGATCTCCTTCATCAACGAGCTCTCGGGGCTCTGCGAGCGCGTCGGCGGCGACGTGCAGGCCGTCGCGCGCGCGATGGGCCTCGATCGGCGCATCGGCTCGAAGTTCCTGCACGCGGGGCCGGGCTTCGGCGGCTCGTGCTTCCCGAAGGACACGCTCTCCGCGGCGCACTTCGCGCGCGAGCTCGGACAGCCGTTCGAGATCGTCGAGGCGACGATCCGCGTGAACGAGCGCCAGCGCGAGCGCATGGTCGAGAAGCTGCTCGCGGCGTACGAGGGCGACGTCCGCGGCCGGACCTTCGCCGTGCTCGGCCTCTCGTTCAAGCCCGAGACCGACGACATCCGCGAGGCCCCCGCGATCGGGATCATCCGCGCGCTCCTCGCGCGCGGAGCGTCGGTGCAGGCGTTCGATCCGCAGGCGATGGCGGCCGCCAGCGCCGCGCTCCCCGACGTGACGATGTGCAAGGACGTCTACGAGGCGTGCTGCGATGCCGATGCGCTCGTCATCGTGACCGAATGGAACCAGTTCCGGATGCTCGATCTCGAGCGCGTGAAGGAGCGGCTGCGCGACCCCGTGATGTTCGACCTCCGGAACATCTACGACCCGGCGCGCATGCGCGAGGCCGGCTTCCACTACGTGAGCGTCGGGCGCTGA
- a CDS encoding Crp/Fnr family transcriptional regulator: MSTRSEALESLRSIQLFSKVHDDDLEALARVVIERRFPKHTTIVEEGLPGDYMYVIREGRVKVTKASDDGREKILSFMETGHFFGDMALFDQEPRSASVKTLEDCRVLALSRRDVLDVLRRSPDFALSVIGALIARLRETDEQASSMSFQRVKARTQGLLDRIAKTEADGRRITPALTHQQIADMIGTSRETVTRVVKQLKQDDWLQQEGKRYVVPVEGFDAGYSS, encoded by the coding sequence ATGTCGACGCGTTCGGAGGCGCTCGAGTCGCTTCGCTCCATCCAGCTCTTCAGCAAGGTTCACGACGACGATCTCGAGGCGCTCGCGCGCGTCGTGATCGAGCGTCGCTTCCCCAAGCACACCACGATCGTCGAGGAAGGGCTTCCCGGCGACTACATGTACGTGATCCGCGAAGGACGCGTGAAGGTCACGAAGGCGTCCGACGACGGGCGCGAGAAGATCCTGAGCTTCATGGAGACGGGGCACTTCTTCGGCGACATGGCGTTGTTCGACCAGGAGCCGCGGTCGGCGAGCGTCAAGACGCTCGAGGACTGCCGCGTGCTCGCGCTCTCGCGGCGCGACGTGCTCGACGTGCTTCGCCGCAGCCCCGACTTCGCGCTGTCCGTGATCGGCGCGCTGATCGCGCGGCTGCGCGAGACCGACGAGCAGGCGAGCTCGATGTCCTTCCAGCGCGTCAAGGCCCGCACCCAGGGCCTGCTCGACCGCATCGCGAAGACCGAGGCCGACGGGCGTCGCATCACGCCGGCGCTCACCCACCAGCAGATCGCCGACATGATCGGCACCTCGCGCGAGACCGTCACGCGCGTGGTCAAGCAGCTCAAGCAGGACGATTGGCTCCAGCAGGAGGGCAAGCGGTACGTCGTGCCCGTCGAGGGCTTCGACGCCGGCTACTCCTCCTGA
- a CDS encoding mannose-1-phosphate guanylyltransferase, whose product MARSSSTSRHSDAAPRAGANVHAVILAGGAGERFWPASRRHHPKPFLQVVGGKSLLAATLERARHFAPPARTWIVCGSEHASAVRRAAGLPRGHVLVEPRRRNTALACAWASHVIAERDADAVVAVLPADHHIPDARAFARDVRAAAAAAACEGVLVTLGVVPTRPDTGYGYIQVGAPVGPAHPRLRRVARFVEKPDAARARRYLRGGRHLWNAGVFVWRAEALLGEVEVCAPDLHRALAPLRGASARGRAAIEATYRRAPSLPVDVAVLERSRRVWTLPVDFHWSDVGTWASLAAELGVDARAGVAGNRVVAGDVLCDGAAGNLVWGDRRLIALLGVEGLAVVDTGDVILVTRLERSADVRRLVAELGRRGRADLT is encoded by the coding sequence GTGGCGCGTTCGAGCTCGACCTCGCGGCACTCGGACGCCGCGCCGCGCGCGGGCGCGAACGTGCACGCCGTGATCCTCGCGGGCGGCGCGGGAGAGCGCTTCTGGCCCGCCTCGCGCCGCCACCACCCGAAGCCGTTCCTGCAGGTGGTCGGCGGCAAGTCGCTGCTGGCGGCGACGCTCGAACGCGCGCGGCACTTCGCGCCGCCGGCGCGGACGTGGATCGTGTGCGGGAGCGAGCACGCCAGCGCCGTGCGCCGCGCGGCCGGACTGCCGCGCGGGCACGTCCTGGTCGAGCCGCGGCGTCGCAACACCGCGCTCGCGTGCGCGTGGGCGAGCCACGTCATCGCCGAGCGCGACGCCGACGCCGTCGTCGCCGTGCTCCCGGCCGACCATCACATCCCCGACGCGCGCGCGTTCGCACGCGACGTGCGCGCCGCGGCCGCCGCCGCGGCGTGCGAAGGTGTGCTCGTCACGCTCGGCGTCGTGCCGACGCGTCCCGACACCGGGTACGGGTACATCCAGGTGGGCGCACCGGTCGGGCCCGCGCACCCGCGCCTGCGGCGCGTCGCGCGCTTCGTCGAGAAGCCCGATGCCGCCCGCGCGCGACGCTACCTGCGCGGTGGTCGGCACCTGTGGAATGCGGGCGTGTTCGTCTGGCGCGCGGAAGCGCTCCTCGGCGAGGTCGAAGTCTGCGCGCCCGATCTCCACCGTGCGCTCGCGCCGCTTCGAGGCGCCTCCGCGCGCGGCCGCGCGGCGATCGAGGCGACCTATCGGCGCGCGCCATCGCTGCCGGTCGACGTCGCGGTGCTCGAGCGCAGCCGGCGCGTCTGGACCCTCCCCGTCGACTTCCACTGGAGCGACGTCGGGACGTGGGCATCGCTCGCCGCCGAGCTCGGTGTCGACGCGCGAGCCGGCGTCGCCGGGAACCGGGTCGTCGCCGGCGATGTCCTCTGCGACGGCGCCGCGGGAAACCTCGTGTGGGGCGATCGGCGGCTGATCGCATTGCTCGGTGTAGAAGGGCTCGCGGTGGTCGATACGGGCGACGTGATTCTCGTCACCCGGCTCGAGCGCAGTGCGGACGTAAGGCGCCTCGTCGCCGAGCTCGGAAGGCGCGGACGGGCCGATCTCACCTGA
- a CDS encoding sigma 54-interacting transcriptional regulator — MGDAGSEPIFANAPAMREAVDVARRVGPARSTVLVTGETGTGKELVAALVHASSPRRGGPFVEVNCAAVPDTLLESELFGHERGAFTGAEQRRRGRFEQASGGTLLLDEIGELSLATQAKLLRVLQDQAFHRLGGTSLLRTDARIVAATNRDLEACVAEGAFRRDLYYRLAVVPIHVPPLRERPQDLMPLAEHFRARFAQELERDVRCFSPGAIDRLRSHAWPGNVRELRNAIERAVLLCEESRIDAEDLSLERSGLREADAGFRLELPDGGVSLDAIERRAVQLALERAGYVQKDAAHLLGVSRRKLNYAVRRMGITHPTWRRNRSRSDGDT; from the coding sequence ATGGGCGACGCGGGAAGCGAGCCGATCTTCGCGAACGCGCCCGCGATGCGGGAGGCGGTCGACGTCGCACGTCGGGTCGGCCCGGCGCGCTCGACCGTCCTCGTCACCGGCGAGACGGGCACCGGAAAGGAGCTCGTCGCCGCGCTCGTCCACGCGAGCTCGCCGCGTCGCGGCGGGCCGTTCGTCGAGGTGAACTGCGCGGCCGTCCCCGACACGCTGCTCGAGTCCGAGCTGTTCGGACACGAGCGCGGGGCCTTCACGGGAGCCGAGCAGCGCCGCCGCGGGCGCTTCGAACAGGCGAGCGGCGGCACGCTGCTCCTCGACGAGATCGGCGAGCTGTCCCTCGCGACGCAGGCGAAGCTGCTGCGCGTCCTGCAGGACCAGGCATTCCACCGGCTCGGCGGCACGTCGCTCCTGCGGACGGACGCGCGCATCGTCGCCGCGACGAACCGCGACCTCGAGGCGTGCGTCGCCGAGGGCGCCTTCCGACGCGACCTCTACTACCGACTCGCCGTCGTGCCCATCCACGTTCCCCCGCTGCGCGAGCGTCCACAGGACCTGATGCCGCTCGCCGAGCACTTCCGCGCGCGCTTCGCCCAGGAACTCGAGCGCGACGTCCGGTGTTTCAGCCCCGGCGCGATCGATCGGCTCCGCTCGCACGCGTGGCCCGGAAACGTGCGCGAGCTGCGGAACGCGATCGAGCGCGCGGTGCTGCTCTGCGAGGAGTCGCGGATCGACGCCGAGGACCTCTCGCTCGAACGATCCGGCCTGCGTGAGGCCGACGCCGGCTTCCGACTGGAGCTGCCCGACGGCGGCGTGTCGCTCGACGCGATCGAGCGTCGCGCCGTGCAGCTCGCACTCGAGCGAGCAGGCTATGTGCAAAAGGACGCGGCACACCTGCTCGGAGTCTCGAGGCGCAAGCTCAACTACGCGGTCCGGCGCATGGGCATCACGCATCCCACCTGGCGCCGGAACCGCAGCCGTTCGGACGGCGACACCTAG
- a CDS encoding LysM domain-containing protein — protein sequence MIHVVARGDTLWAISNAYLKTPWVWPSVWKDNGDIANPHLIHPGEHIWISSTEMRKVTPAEAAEMIEAQSELEVASDVELGEELPAAIDEEEIAFDEEAAPAAIGDEDVIAVAPPPSVALSRALRIPGVDVWSYVSEDVLEGATSIVSSVSPRTLLSQTDTIVIGLGEGETKVGDQFDVFVNADPVRDPRTGRTLGYYVDVAGWVEVTRVEGDAAVAEIRQSTSEIMRGYRLVPREPMPEEFATKAAPTDLEARIVYAPKRRTQLGNLDYVFIDRGSVHGLEIGSEITVYESGNVVRDRARGVDVRTPDNHVADLVIVSVQPTSAAAFVLEARRELHIGDTIRSGAVSTVTMR from the coding sequence GTGATCCACGTGGTCGCCCGGGGCGACACGCTGTGGGCGATCTCGAACGCCTACCTGAAGACGCCGTGGGTGTGGCCGAGCGTCTGGAAGGACAACGGCGACATCGCGAATCCGCACCTCATCCATCCCGGCGAGCACATCTGGATCAGCTCGACCGAGATGCGCAAGGTGACGCCCGCCGAGGCGGCCGAGATGATCGAGGCGCAGTCGGAGCTCGAGGTCGCCTCGGACGTCGAGCTCGGCGAGGAGCTCCCGGCCGCGATCGACGAGGAGGAGATCGCGTTCGACGAGGAAGCCGCTCCCGCCGCGATCGGCGACGAGGACGTGATCGCCGTGGCGCCGCCCCCGTCGGTCGCGCTCTCTCGCGCACTCCGCATTCCCGGCGTCGACGTGTGGAGCTACGTGAGCGAGGACGTGCTCGAGGGTGCCACGAGCATCGTCTCGAGCGTGTCTCCGCGCACGCTGCTCTCGCAGACGGACACGATCGTGATCGGGCTCGGCGAGGGCGAGACGAAGGTCGGTGACCAGTTCGACGTCTTCGTCAACGCCGACCCCGTGCGCGATCCGCGCACGGGTCGCACGCTCGGCTACTACGTGGACGTCGCGGGCTGGGTCGAGGTGACGCGCGTCGAGGGCGACGCCGCGGTGGCCGAGATCCGCCAGTCGACCAGCGAGATCATGCGCGGGTACCGGCTCGTTCCGCGCGAGCCGATGCCCGAGGAGTTCGCGACGAAGGCGGCGCCGACCGATCTAGAGGCCCGCATCGTCTACGCGCCGAAGCGCCGCACGCAGCTCGGGAACCTCGACTACGTGTTCATCGATCGCGGCAGCGTCCACGGCCTCGAGATCGGCTCGGAGATCACCGTCTACGAGAGCGGAAACGTAGTGCGCGACCGCGCGCGCGGCGTCGACGTCCGCACGCCCGACAATCACGTGGCCGACCTCGTGATCGTGAGCGTCCAGCCGACGTCGGCTGCTGCGTTCGTGCTCGAGGCGCGCCGCGAGCTGCACATCGGCGACACCATCCGCAGCGGAGCCGTGAGCACGGTGACGATGCGCTGA
- a CDS encoding tetratricopeptide repeat protein yields the protein MRLPKLRSLLPVLSAAALCLALAACKSDEQKLAEFLDRGKQALDAEKYDEAVIEYRNVLQLDPNHPEAHYALARSYTALQKLKEAYWELHEAVRLDPSNIDARVSFAQFSLLAKDYEEVLAQADAIVAQEPDRASAYTLRGEALTALERFDEAEQAFAKAIEVAKPEDAPSHLSNMVQFQSRRGNLEAARTYIDRLVELEPSFRSYSILGRHLVRTGESAGAEAAFKKALEVAKQSRSVGYRNLAGFYFNEDRLGDAVATLEKGIEVADDDGKLDLIYLLARFYISQGDTEKADALVEQATEAKADDAQPWLVLSAYRGRQSDFDGALAAVDKALEIDPKNRAAQLRKAELKVDTGYRNKDDAAIAEGRAIVDDVLAVEPSNPEALFVRAKIEMAELDPKAAAQTLRSALDIRPDWAQGRFVLGSALMLLGDQNGARAELARAVELDPALLEARRALARIHSALGEHEYAIEQGRAYLREKPDDAATRILVAQSLVNLGKRDEAFAELSKIPEADRDADSWYAVGRMNMVEGKLDAAREALLRADAGRPNHPDILDALHRIDVRTGRLDESLARIRKAVEAEPENPKLAMLEGNAALAQRDLAGAEAAYKRAVELDPADSSAFQRLAGFYSMTNRLDESVATLQRSLEKNPNDARLHERLATLLEYQGKVDDAMRHYEEAIGLDSSLGESKNNLAYLIAEKGGDLDRALDLAQEAKALLPDNPSAADTLGWVLFKRGIPSAAIGYLREAVAGFGAEDDRLGIVRYHLAQAYEANEQPDKALETLEEALTAAQRGASKGREPSWLADVRTMAERLRKS from the coding sequence ATGCGTCTTCCGAAGCTCCGCTCCCTCCTCCCCGTTCTCTCCGCGGCCGCGCTGTGTCTCGCGCTCGCGGCGTGCAAGAGCGACGAGCAGAAGCTCGCGGAGTTCCTCGATCGCGGGAAGCAGGCGCTCGACGCCGAGAAGTACGACGAGGCGGTCATCGAGTACCGCAACGTCCTGCAGCTCGACCCCAATCATCCCGAGGCGCACTACGCGCTCGCGCGCTCCTACACCGCCTTGCAGAAGCTCAAGGAAGCGTACTGGGAGCTGCACGAGGCCGTCCGTCTCGACCCGTCCAACATCGACGCGCGCGTCTCGTTCGCGCAGTTCTCGCTGCTCGCGAAGGACTACGAGGAGGTGCTCGCGCAGGCGGACGCGATCGTCGCGCAGGAGCCCGATCGTGCCTCCGCCTACACGCTCCGCGGCGAGGCGCTCACCGCGCTCGAGCGCTTCGACGAGGCGGAGCAGGCCTTCGCGAAGGCGATCGAGGTCGCGAAGCCCGAGGACGCCCCGTCGCACCTGTCGAACATGGTGCAGTTCCAGAGCCGGCGCGGGAACCTCGAAGCGGCGCGCACGTACATCGACCGGCTCGTCGAGCTCGAGCCGAGCTTCCGCTCGTACTCGATCCTCGGGCGCCATCTCGTTCGCACCGGCGAGTCGGCCGGGGCGGAGGCGGCCTTCAAGAAGGCGCTCGAGGTCGCGAAGCAGTCGCGCTCGGTGGGCTACCGGAACCTCGCGGGCTTCTACTTCAACGAGGATCGGCTCGGCGACGCGGTCGCGACGCTCGAGAAGGGCATCGAGGTCGCCGACGACGACGGCAAGCTCGACCTGATCTACCTGCTCGCGCGCTTCTACATCTCGCAGGGCGACACGGAGAAGGCGGACGCGCTCGTCGAGCAGGCGACCGAGGCGAAGGCGGACGACGCGCAGCCGTGGCTCGTCCTCTCGGCCTATCGGGGCCGCCAGTCGGACTTCGACGGTGCCCTCGCGGCCGTGGACAAGGCGCTCGAGATCGACCCGAAGAACCGCGCCGCGCAGCTTCGCAAGGCCGAGCTCAAGGTCGACACGGGCTATCGCAACAAGGACGATGCCGCGATCGCCGAGGGCCGCGCGATCGTCGACGACGTGCTCGCGGTCGAGCCCTCGAACCCCGAGGCGCTCTTCGTCCGCGCGAAGATCGAGATGGCCGAGCTCGACCCGAAGGCGGCGGCCCAGACGCTGCGCTCGGCGCTCGACATCCGGCCGGACTGGGCGCAGGGGCGCTTCGTGCTCGGCTCGGCGCTCATGCTGCTCGGCGACCAGAACGGCGCCCGCGCCGAGCTCGCGCGCGCCGTCGAGCTCGACCCCGCCCTGCTCGAGGCGCGCCGCGCGCTCGCGCGCATCCACTCCGCGCTCGGCGAGCACGAGTACGCGATCGAGCAGGGGCGCGCGTACCTGCGCGAGAAGCCGGACGATGCGGCCACGCGCATCCTCGTCGCGCAGAGCCTCGTGAACCTCGGCAAGCGCGACGAGGCGTTCGCCGAGCTGTCGAAGATCCCGGAAGCCGATCGCGACGCCGACTCGTGGTACGCGGTGGGCCGCATGAACATGGTCGAGGGCAAGCTCGACGCGGCGCGCGAGGCGCTGCTCCGCGCCGATGCCGGACGGCCGAACCACCCGGACATCCTCGATGCGCTGCACCGCATCGACGTGCGGACGGGTCGCCTCGACGAGTCGCTCGCGCGCATCCGGAAGGCCGTCGAGGCCGAGCCCGAGAATCCGAAGCTGGCGATGCTCGAGGGCAACGCGGCGCTCGCACAGCGCGATCTCGCGGGCGCCGAGGCGGCCTACAAGCGCGCGGTCGAGCTCGACCCCGCCGACTCGTCGGCGTTCCAGCGGCTCGCGGGCTTCTACAGCATGACGAACCGCCTCGACGAGAGCGTCGCGACCTTGCAGCGGTCACTGGAGAAGAACCCGAACGACGCGCGCCTCCACGAGCGGCTCGCGACCCTCCTCGAGTACCAGGGCAAGGTCGACGACGCGATGCGCCACTACGAGGAGGCGATCGGGCTCGACTCCTCGCTCGGCGAATCCAAGAACAACCTCGCGTACCTGATCGCCGAGAAGGGCGGCGACCTCGATCGCGCACTCGATCTCGCTCAGGAGGCCAAGGCCCTGCTGCCGGACAACCCGAGCGCGGCCGACACCCTCGGCTGGGTCCTCTTCAAGCGCGGCATCCCGTCCGCGGCGATCGGCTACCTGCGCGAAGCGGTCGCCGGGTTCGGTGCCGAGGACGATCGCCTCGGGATCGTCCGCTACCACCTGGCCCAGGCCTACGAGGCGAACGAGCAGCCCGACAAGGCGCTCGAGACGCTCGAGGAGGCCCTCACCGCCGCGCAGCGCGGCGCGTCCAAGGGGCGTGAGCCGTCCTGGCTCGCGGACGTCCGCACGATGGCGGAGCGCTTGCGCAAGTCCTGA
- a CDS encoding NAD-dependent epimerase/dehydratase family protein yields MSADRVLVTGGAGFIGSHLVEHLLAEGLEVRVLDDFSRGSRANLAAVGAADCEIIDASVCDADAVHRAAKGVRWIHHLAAIPSVVESVAQPARTNAINVEGTLHVLDAARASRVERVVFASSCAIYGDGPELPKLETLPPRPASPYALQKRTCEQYCRLYGELYALEAVPLRFFNVFGPRQDPYSDYAAVVPRFALAAVRGEAVRIYGDGGQTRDFVYVGDIARACHVAAQTAGIAGEIINVARGEATSISELAELVGRCVGRPLAIEHFPERAGEVRDSVADTSRASGRMGFRAAVDLEEGLRRTVESFTKAELDEAAAAGARAPERRESAR; encoded by the coding sequence GTGAGCGCGGATCGCGTGCTGGTCACGGGAGGAGCCGGCTTCATCGGCTCGCACCTGGTCGAGCACCTCCTCGCGGAGGGGCTCGAGGTCCGCGTGCTCGACGACTTCTCGCGCGGCTCCCGCGCGAACCTCGCGGCGGTCGGCGCGGCGGACTGCGAGATCATCGACGCTTCCGTCTGCGATGCGGACGCGGTCCATCGCGCCGCCAAGGGCGTCCGCTGGATCCATCACCTCGCCGCGATTCCATCCGTGGTCGAGAGCGTCGCGCAGCCGGCGCGCACGAACGCGATCAACGTCGAAGGGACGCTGCACGTCCTCGACGCCGCGCGGGCGTCGCGCGTCGAGCGGGTCGTGTTCGCGTCGTCCTGCGCGATCTACGGCGACGGGCCCGAGCTCCCGAAGCTCGAGACGCTGCCCCCCCGGCCCGCGTCCCCGTACGCGCTGCAGAAGCGGACGTGCGAGCAGTACTGCCGGCTGTACGGCGAGCTCTACGCGCTCGAGGCGGTACCGCTGCGCTTCTTCAACGTCTTCGGCCCGCGACAGGACCCGTACAGCGACTACGCGGCCGTGGTCCCGCGCTTCGCCCTGGCGGCGGTGCGCGGGGAAGCGGTGCGCATCTACGGCGACGGGGGCCAGACGCGCGACTTCGTCTACGTGGGCGACATCGCGCGCGCGTGCCACGTGGCCGCGCAGACCGCCGGCATCGCCGGCGAGATCATCAACGTCGCGCGCGGCGAGGCCACGTCGATCTCCGAGCTCGCGGAGCTCGTCGGTCGCTGCGTGGGACGTCCGCTCGCGATCGAGCACTTCCCCGAGCGCGCGGGCGAGGTGCGCGACAGCGTCGCCGACACCTCTCGCGCGAGTGGACGCATGGGCTTCCGGGCGGCGGTCGACCTCGAAGAGGGGCTCCGTCGCACGGTCGAGAGCTTCACGAAGGCCGAGCTCGACGAGGCGGCCGCGGCGGGCGCGCGCGCGCCCGAACGAAGGGAGAGCGCACGATGA
- the dprA gene encoding DNA-processing protein DprA gives MPDRSHVPASRPPSGRRAGGSVLDSAAASEGRAPDAEASAPLDPTDSRPHRRAELLAWLRLQAALGLRPVDAIEGLRAGHAPDTLWRLADAAGRARALRVREGGSAWRALVRHRVCAVPWSSPAYPARLRPLRDAPPLLLVQGDCAAWRRPCVAIVGARAATGYGRGVARELARALAARGVVVVSGLARGIDAAAHEGALDAEGASIAVQARGPDDVYPAAHRALALRLRERGAVVTELGPGVAPRRAFFPLRNRLISALAGAVVVVEARRRSGSLVTARHAADQGVEVLAVPGRIDAPTSEGTNELLRDGAAVALGADDVLAALGMDPEPAPGPSRAAEAADSPLVRALRDAPATRDELAARLGARPEALALELAELEIDGRIALERDGRLHVRTRR, from the coding sequence GTGCCCGATCGCTCGCACGTCCCCGCTTCGCGTCCGCCGTCCGGCCGGCGCGCCGGCGGCTCCGTTCTCGACTCCGCTGCCGCATCCGAGGGGCGCGCGCCCGATGCCGAGGCGAGCGCGCCGCTCGACCCCACCGATTCCCGGCCCCACCGCCGCGCCGAGCTGCTCGCGTGGCTGCGGCTGCAGGCGGCGCTCGGACTGCGTCCCGTCGACGCGATCGAGGGCCTCCGCGCCGGGCATGCGCCCGACACCCTGTGGCGGCTCGCCGACGCGGCGGGGCGGGCGCGGGCGCTTCGCGTTCGCGAAGGCGGCAGCGCGTGGCGCGCTCTCGTCCGTCACCGCGTGTGCGCCGTGCCCTGGTCGTCGCCCGCGTATCCCGCGCGGCTGCGGCCGCTGCGCGATGCGCCGCCCCTGCTCCTCGTGCAGGGCGACTGTGCCGCCTGGCGCCGCCCCTGCGTCGCGATCGTCGGCGCCCGCGCCGCGACGGGCTACGGGCGGGGCGTGGCGCGCGAGCTCGCCCGCGCGCTCGCGGCGCGCGGCGTCGTCGTCGTTTCCGGGCTCGCGCGGGGCATCGACGCGGCGGCGCACGAGGGCGCGCTCGATGCGGAGGGGGCGAGCATCGCCGTCCAGGCGCGCGGGCCCGACGACGTCTACCCGGCCGCGCATCGCGCGCTCGCGCTGCGCCTGCGCGAGCGCGGCGCAGTCGTCACCGAGCTCGGCCCCGGCGTAGCGCCGAGGCGCGCGTTCTTCCCGCTGCGCAACCGGCTCATCAGCGCGCTGGCCGGGGCCGTCGTCGTCGTCGAGGCGCGCCGGCGCAGCGGCTCGCTCGTCACCGCGCGGCACGCGGCCGACCAGGGCGTCGAGGTCCTCGCGGTTCCCGGCCGCATCGACGCGCCGACGAGCGAGGGAACGAACGAGCTGCTCCGCGACGGGGCGGCCGTCGCACTCGGCGCCGACGACGTGCTCGCGGCCCTCGGCATGGATCCGGAGCCCGCACCCGGGCCGTCCCGCGCCGCGGAGGCGGCCGACTCGCCGCTCGTGCGCGCGCTCCGCGATGCCCCCGCGACGCGCGACGAGCTCGCGGCACGGCTCGGCGCGCGTCCCGAGGCGCTCGCGCTCGAGCTCGCCGAGCTCGAGATCGACGGCCGGATCGCGCTCGAGCGCGACGGGAGGCTGCACGTTCGCACGCGCCGCTAG
- a CDS encoding GDP-mannose 4,6-dehydratase: MSAREHVLVTGAAGFIGSTLVDRLLAEGRTVVGLDSFDPFYPAPLKRANLAAAAASSRFELVEGDIRDAALVERLFARGFDGVVHLAALAGVRPSLERPAAYADVNVNGTTILLEAAVRHGAPRFVFASSSSVYGERSDGPFRESDRVDHPISPYAATKKAGELIAHAFHHAHALSVACVRFFTAYGPRQRPDLAVRKFAERMRAGEPVPVYGDGSAQRDFTYIDDVVDGVVRALDRGPEWGVFNFGAGRTVTVAEMIESLSKALGVEPRIERLPRQTGDVSKTWADIEAARVALGYAPRTSFDDGIARFVAWLEVQA; the protein is encoded by the coding sequence ATGAGCGCGCGCGAGCACGTGCTGGTGACGGGAGCGGCGGGCTTCATCGGCTCGACGCTCGTCGATCGCCTGCTCGCCGAGGGGCGGACGGTCGTCGGCCTCGACTCGTTCGACCCGTTCTACCCCGCTCCGCTCAAGCGCGCGAACCTCGCCGCCGCCGCCGCGAGCTCGCGCTTCGAGCTCGTCGAGGGCGACATCCGGGACGCCGCGCTCGTGGAACGGCTCTTCGCGCGCGGCTTCGACGGCGTCGTGCATCTCGCCGCGCTCGCCGGCGTGCGACCGAGCCTCGAACGTCCGGCCGCCTACGCCGACGTGAACGTCAACGGGACGACGATCCTGCTCGAAGCCGCGGTGCGGCACGGTGCGCCGCGCTTCGTGTTCGCGTCGTCGTCGTCGGTCTATGGCGAGCGCAGCGACGGGCCCTTCCGCGAGAGCGACCGCGTCGACCATCCGATCTCGCCGTACGCCGCGACGAAGAAGGCGGGGGAGCTGATCGCGCACGCCTTCCATCACGCGCACGCCCTGTCGGTCGCGTGCGTGCGCTTCTTCACGGCCTACGGTCCGCGCCAGCGGCCCGATCTCGCGGTGCGGAAGTTCGCGGAGCGCATGCGCGCGGGCGAGCCGGTTCCGGTGTACGGCGACGGCTCGGCACAGCGCGACTTCACGTACATCGACGACGTCGTCGACGGCGTCGTCCGCGCGCTCGATCGCGGCCCCGAATGGGGCGTCTTCAACTTCGGCGCGGGGCGGACCGTGACGGTGGCCGAGATGATCGAGAGCCTCTCGAAGGCGCTCGGCGTCGAGCCCCGCATCGAGCGCCTGCCGCGGCAGACGGGCGACGTGTCGAAGACGTGGGCGGACATCGAGGCCGCGCGGGTCGCCCTCGGCTACGCGCCGCGGACGAGCTTCGACGACGGCATCGCGCGCTTCGTCGCGTGGCTGGAGGTGCAGGCGTGA